The following proteins are encoded in a genomic region of Spirosoma sp. SC4-14:
- a CDS encoding rhodanese-like domain-containing protein: MMNLFKSVFGGANTSNIDDVLAQGAVIIDVRSPGEFAGGHAKGAVNIPLDQLESNVGKVKNYKKPIVVCCASGMRSARAKAILASRGVTDLHDAGSWQNIK; the protein is encoded by the coding sequence ATGATGAATCTATTTAAATCGGTATTTGGCGGAGCTAATACTTCCAATATAGATGACGTACTGGCTCAGGGGGCTGTAATTATTGATGTTCGCTCGCCGGGTGAGTTTGCTGGTGGTCATGCAAAAGGAGCCGTAAATATTCCGCTGGATCAGCTCGAATCGAACGTGGGTAAAGTGAAGAATTATAAGAAGCCGATCGTCGTTTGTTGTGCATCGGGAATGCGGAGTGCTCGTGCCAAAGCAATTCTGGCGAGCCGGGGCGTAACCGACCTGCACGATGCCGGTAGCTGGCAGAATATAAAATAA
- a CDS encoding OsmC family protein, protein MEPHYYEVNLGWQYSRLGQLSASTLTDTIEVATPPEFPKGMPGVWSPEHLLVAAVAGCFMTTFLAIAENSKLDFEDFDCGAIGKLESIDGTLQISEVKLFPKVLLTDESDQEKAQRVLHKTEKNCLISNSIRARVIMNPSIRIAVKEYD, encoded by the coding sequence ATGGAACCGCATTATTATGAAGTAAATCTGGGCTGGCAGTATTCGCGTTTAGGCCAGCTCAGTGCCTCCACATTAACCGACACCATTGAAGTAGCCACACCGCCCGAATTTCCGAAAGGAATGCCGGGAGTGTGGTCGCCGGAACATTTGCTGGTTGCTGCCGTAGCGGGTTGTTTCATGACCACGTTTCTGGCCATTGCCGAAAACTCAAAACTTGATTTCGAAGATTTTGACTGTGGCGCTATCGGAAAACTCGAAAGTATAGATGGTACGTTACAAATCAGCGAAGTTAAACTGTTTCCCAAGGTACTCCTTACCGACGAAAGTGACCAGGAAAAGGCGCAGCGAGTGCTTCATAAAACCGAAAAAAACTGCCTGATTTCTAATTCCATCCGCGCACGGGTTATCATGAATCCCAGCATTCGGATTGCCGTAAAGGAGTATGATTAG
- a CDS encoding MBL fold metallo-hydrolase, protein MKVEQIYTGCLAEAAYYIESEGEAAIIDPLRETKPYIERAATDGATVKYIFETHFHADFVSGHLDLAAKTGATIVFGPTAQPAYAAHVATDGEEFPLGNVKIRVLHTPGHTMESSTFLLIDENGKQTAIFTGDTLFIGDVGRPDLAVKTDLTREDLAGYLYDSLHTKIMTLPDDVIVYPGHGAGSACGKNMSRETTDTLGNQKRFNYALRAQTKAEFVKEVTTGLMPPPQYFPKNAVLNKMGYGSIDSAIRQGTQALSPAAFEAAANEVGALILDVRAAQEFAKGFIPNAINVGLEGQFAGWVGTLVPDLKQPILLVTPEGKEEEAVLRLARVGYDNCIGYLRGGFAGWQAEGREVDSVTSISAETFAELYTKNPELPVLDVRRKSEYESEHVEGVENLPLDYLNDNMARIDRDKTYYVHCAGGYRSMVAISILKARGFDNLIDVAGGFAAIKKTGKLPLTDYVCPTTLL, encoded by the coding sequence ATGAAAGTAGAACAAATCTATACCGGTTGTTTGGCTGAGGCCGCTTATTATATTGAAAGTGAAGGCGAAGCCGCCATTATCGACCCACTTCGTGAAACAAAACCATACATAGAACGGGCAGCCACCGACGGGGCTACGGTCAAGTATATTTTCGAGACCCATTTCCACGCCGATTTTGTATCGGGTCACCTCGATCTTGCGGCTAAAACCGGTGCTACTATTGTCTTTGGCCCTACAGCGCAACCGGCCTACGCGGCTCATGTCGCAACCGACGGCGAAGAGTTTCCGCTTGGCAACGTAAAAATCCGGGTACTGCACACGCCAGGGCATACAATGGAATCGTCGACATTTTTACTGATTGATGAGAACGGGAAGCAAACCGCCATTTTTACGGGCGATACGCTGTTCATTGGCGATGTTGGCCGCCCCGATCTGGCCGTGAAGACCGATCTGACCCGCGAAGACCTGGCCGGTTATCTGTACGACAGCCTGCATACTAAAATTATGACCTTGCCCGACGATGTGATCGTCTATCCAGGACATGGTGCAGGATCGGCCTGTGGTAAAAACATGAGCAGAGAAACGACTGATACGCTGGGTAATCAGAAGCGGTTCAACTATGCATTGCGTGCGCAAACCAAAGCGGAGTTTGTGAAAGAAGTAACGACCGGCCTCATGCCACCTCCGCAGTATTTCCCTAAAAATGCCGTTCTAAACAAAATGGGCTATGGCAGCATCGATTCGGCTATTCGGCAAGGTACGCAGGCTTTGTCGCCAGCCGCATTCGAAGCCGCAGCCAATGAGGTGGGAGCCTTGATTCTGGATGTTCGGGCAGCGCAGGAGTTTGCCAAAGGGTTTATTCCAAACGCCATTAATGTTGGCCTGGAAGGTCAGTTTGCCGGTTGGGTTGGCACACTGGTTCCCGATCTGAAACAACCGATTCTGCTCGTTACGCCCGAAGGCAAGGAAGAAGAAGCCGTGTTGCGGCTGGCCCGCGTCGGCTACGACAACTGTATTGGGTATTTGCGGGGTGGCTTTGCTGGCTGGCAGGCCGAAGGCCGGGAAGTTGACAGCGTTACGTCTATTTCGGCCGAAACGTTTGCTGAGCTCTATACAAAAAACCCAGAATTACCCGTATTGGATGTTCGCCGGAAAAGCGAGTATGAATCCGAACACGTGGAAGGAGTGGAAAATTTACCCCTCGATTATTTGAATGATAACATGGCTCGTATTGACCGCGACAAAACCTACTATGTTCACTGCGCAGGTGGTTACCGGTCGATGGTTGCCATTTCGATTCTAAAAGCCCGGGGATTCGATAACCTGATCGACGTTGCCGGTGGCTTTGCGGCCATTAAGAAAACGGGTAAGCTACCACTAACCGATTACGTTTGCCCAACTACTCTTCTGTAA
- a CDS encoding FAD/NAD(P)-binding oxidoreductase: MATHFQVLVVGGGNAGLSATAQLLHKDPSLQIGIIEPSDKHYYQPAWTLVGAGQFDVRDTEKNERDYIPHGAEWIRDAVATFQPDQNQVTCQSGAMYTYNALMVVPGIQLDWSKIKGFQETLGKNNVSSNYSFQTAPYTWELIRNFKGGVAVFTNPTTPVKCGGAPHKIMYLACDYWRKNGVLANTEVHYVSGAGAIFAVKEFARTLEGLLKRYRIKTHFSQNVTEIDGPNHTIYFEGKDADGNVVKQSLQFDMAHITPPQSAPDFIKNSPLADPSQPLGWVEVNKFTFQHTRFPNIFACGDVSNAPTSKTGAAIRKQAPVMVEHLLAYLHKTQSSAQYDGYTACPIPTEYGKLMLAEFDYSNKPKMTFPFDQAVPRWTMWLLKKYMLPWMYWHRILTGKA, from the coding sequence ATGGCTACTCATTTTCAAGTACTGGTTGTTGGCGGAGGCAATGCGGGCCTGTCGGCTACGGCACAACTGCTTCATAAAGATCCGTCATTACAGATTGGCATAATCGAACCATCGGACAAACACTATTATCAACCCGCCTGGACACTCGTGGGAGCGGGTCAGTTTGATGTTCGGGATACCGAGAAAAACGAACGGGATTACATACCCCATGGAGCCGAGTGGATTCGGGATGCCGTTGCTACCTTTCAACCCGACCAGAATCAGGTAACCTGCCAGAGCGGTGCTATGTATACCTACAATGCGCTGATGGTCGTGCCAGGTATTCAACTCGACTGGAGCAAGATCAAAGGGTTTCAGGAAACGCTGGGCAAAAACAATGTATCGAGCAACTACTCGTTCCAGACGGCCCCATATACCTGGGAACTGATCCGCAATTTTAAAGGAGGAGTCGCGGTATTTACCAACCCCACAACACCTGTTAAATGCGGTGGTGCTCCGCACAAAATCATGTATCTGGCCTGCGACTACTGGCGCAAAAACGGCGTACTGGCCAATACTGAGGTGCATTATGTATCGGGAGCCGGAGCTATTTTCGCCGTGAAAGAGTTTGCCCGAACACTTGAAGGGCTCCTGAAACGCTACCGCATCAAAACGCATTTTTCCCAGAATGTTACGGAAATCGATGGTCCAAATCATACTATTTACTTCGAAGGGAAAGATGCCGACGGAAACGTGGTGAAGCAATCGCTTCAGTTCGATATGGCGCATATTACGCCCCCACAATCGGCACCGGATTTTATCAAAAACAGTCCGCTGGCCGATCCATCACAACCACTGGGGTGGGTAGAGGTCAATAAGTTTACGTTCCAGCACACTCGTTTCCCCAACATCTTTGCCTGTGGCGATGTGAGCAATGCACCTACCTCAAAAACCGGAGCAGCCATTCGGAAACAGGCTCCGGTTATGGTTGAGCACCTATTGGCTTATCTGCACAAAACGCAGTCCAGTGCGCAGTATGACGGCTATACGGCCTGCCCCATACCAACCGAATATGGCAAACTGATGCTGGCCGAATTCGACTATTCAAACAAACCAAAAATGACCTTCCCCTTCGATCAGGCCGTGCCGCGCTGGACCATGTGGCTCCTCAAAAAATATATGCTACCCTGGATGTACTGGCACCGAATCCTGACCGGCAAGGCCTGA
- a CDS encoding DUF6691 family protein, protein MQNVITPDALVCDAPNDMKKTESWTANLKYLVVGVMFGIVFVKAEIISWFRIQEMFRLQSFHMYGVIGSAIVVGMISVWLIKRFNIKTMSGETVEFHPKKFNKGQIFGGLLFGLGWAITGACPGPLFAQIGSGYVVIITTLLSAVAGTWAYGYLRNKLPH, encoded by the coding sequence ATGCAAAATGTAATAACACCTGATGCGTTGGTATGCGATGCACCCAACGACATGAAAAAAACGGAAAGCTGGACCGCTAACCTCAAATACCTGGTGGTTGGGGTTATGTTTGGTATTGTGTTCGTAAAAGCCGAAATCATTTCGTGGTTCCGAATTCAGGAAATGTTCCGGCTTCAGAGCTTTCATATGTACGGCGTAATTGGTTCAGCTATCGTGGTCGGTATGATTTCAGTCTGGCTCATCAAACGCTTCAACATCAAAACAATGTCGGGCGAAACGGTTGAGTTTCATCCCAAAAAATTCAACAAAGGGCAAATTTTCGGTGGGCTGCTGTTTGGGCTGGGCTGGGCCATTACTGGCGCCTGTCCGGGGCCATTGTTCGCCCAGATCGGTAGCGGTTATGTAGTTATAATCACAACTTTACTGAGCGCCGTTGCGGGTACCTGGGCATACGGCTACCTGCGCAACAAGCTCCCTCATTGA
- a CDS encoding YeeE/YedE thiosulfate transporter family protein, with protein sequence MEFIDLIRKPWPWYVAGPLIGLTVPTLLLIGNKSFGISSSLRHICAACMPANIPFFQYNWKKEIWNLFFVVGVLMGGFLATTFLENPDSFQLSSATIADLKALGIRDFSGLMPADLFDAANLFTLKGLVFFVLGGFMVGFGTRWAGGCTSGHAIMGLSNLQWPSLVATCCFMVGGFAMTHLILPHLMKLF encoded by the coding sequence ATGGAGTTTATTGACCTCATCCGGAAACCCTGGCCGTGGTATGTGGCCGGGCCGCTTATTGGACTTACAGTTCCTACTTTATTACTTATCGGAAACAAATCGTTCGGTATTTCGTCGTCGCTCCGGCACATTTGCGCGGCCTGTATGCCCGCCAACATTCCCTTCTTCCAATACAACTGGAAAAAAGAAATCTGGAACCTGTTTTTTGTGGTTGGGGTGTTAATGGGCGGCTTTTTAGCCACAACCTTCCTGGAAAACCCTGATTCGTTTCAACTCTCGTCGGCCACCATTGCCGACCTGAAAGCGCTGGGCATTCGGGATTTTTCGGGCCTGATGCCTGCCGATTTGTTTGATGCGGCCAATCTGTTTACTCTGAAAGGTCTGGTGTTTTTTGTGCTGGGCGGCTTCATGGTCGGTTTTGGTACGCGCTGGGCGGGCGGTTGCACCTCAGGACACGCCATCATGGGCTTATCGAACCTGCAGTGGCCGTCGCTGGTAGCTACCTGCTGCTTCATGGTCGGCGGCTTCGCCATGACCCACCTGATTCTTCCCCATCTAATGAAATTGTTTTAA
- a CDS encoding OprD family outer membrane porin: MIRRLSIFGLILGLSANNMAVWANRPDTLTTQQQRWLGRDRFLIRARSFFMATDNQDDLTDSYAWGIGVGLGYQTPRLFNHLKIAGSGFFSKKLLSSDLAARDPQTNQLNRYEIGLFDLQNPGNHALLSRFEELYVQYQFGKKSTITLGRQLPRSPFINPQDGRLSPTFVEGIVLDWNELANTKIHAEYLTRMAPRSTIGWFNVGESIGLYPVGIDNTGKASQYAGNTQSAGISQLSLTQTLGNVTLQLWDTHVQNIFNVAYAKADMSLPTGEKRQVVAGFQLARQWSIGDGGNAEAAKAYDQPGNRSLIVSGRVGYQTTRWATYLNATRITAEGRYLMPREWGRDPFYTFLMREKNDGFGDVTAVSTNLFYTPGKRIKAEASFGYYQLPDVKNVVLNKYGMPSYTQANLALTYRLSNFLNGLDVQVLWVLKTNAGNTYDNNRYVYNRVGMNQLNVILNYRL; encoded by the coding sequence ATGATCCGACGCTTATCGATTTTCGGGCTGATTTTAGGCCTATCGGCCAATAATATGGCCGTATGGGCTAATCGACCAGATACACTCACCACTCAACAGCAACGCTGGCTTGGTCGGGATCGATTTCTGATACGTGCCCGGTCGTTTTTTATGGCTACTGACAACCAGGACGACCTGACCGACTCATATGCCTGGGGTATTGGCGTAGGGCTTGGTTATCAGACACCGCGCCTTTTCAACCATTTAAAAATAGCGGGCAGCGGGTTTTTCAGTAAAAAGCTGCTATCGTCCGATCTAGCCGCCCGCGATCCGCAAACCAATCAATTAAACCGCTATGAAATTGGCCTCTTCGACCTGCAAAATCCAGGTAATCACGCCTTATTGAGCCGATTCGAAGAATTGTATGTTCAATACCAGTTCGGGAAAAAATCGACCATTACGCTCGGCCGACAGCTACCAAGAAGCCCATTCATCAACCCACAGGATGGCCGGTTGTCGCCCACGTTTGTAGAGGGCATTGTGTTGGACTGGAATGAATTGGCCAATACAAAAATCCATGCCGAATACCTGACACGCATGGCCCCACGCTCCACAATAGGCTGGTTTAACGTAGGCGAAAGCATCGGTTTGTATCCAGTTGGTATCGATAATACCGGCAAAGCCTCGCAGTATGCGGGCAACACACAATCGGCAGGCATTAGCCAACTCAGCCTGACGCAAACGTTGGGAAACGTGACGCTTCAACTCTGGGACACACACGTACAGAACATCTTTAATGTGGCTTATGCGAAGGCCGATATGAGCCTGCCAACCGGAGAAAAGCGGCAGGTAGTGGCCGGTTTTCAACTGGCCCGACAATGGAGCATTGGCGACGGGGGCAACGCCGAAGCAGCCAAAGCCTACGATCAGCCCGGCAATCGATCGCTGATAGTGTCGGGGCGGGTAGGTTACCAAACCACTCGCTGGGCTACGTATCTGAATGCTACCCGTATCACTGCCGAAGGGCGCTATCTGATGCCACGCGAATGGGGCCGCGATCCATTCTATACGTTTCTGATGCGGGAGAAGAACGACGGCTTTGGTGATGTAACGGCCGTCAGCACGAACCTTTTCTACACGCCTGGAAAACGTATTAAAGCTGAAGCCAGTTTCGGATACTATCAGTTGCCCGATGTTAAAAACGTTGTTCTGAATAAATATGGAATGCCCTCCTATACGCAAGCCAATCTAGCTCTTACCTATCGGTTAAGTAATTTTTTAAATGGTTTAGATGTTCAGGTATTATGGGTATTAAAAACCAACGCTGGCAACACCTACGATAATAATCGATATGTCTACAATCGCGTAGGTATGAATCAACTAAATGTAATTCTCAACTATCGTTTATAA
- a CDS encoding DsrE family protein has translation MNLSSPDSGNGHRVVFQFVSPDVASQKALISNLKNLLAAWPEVEIEVVVHGPGISLVTTQQTQHARQLQTFADSHHVRFVVCENSLRSKQLSLADMLPFVETVPVAIVELILKQEQGWAYIKGGL, from the coding sequence ATGAACCTCTCCTCCCCTGACTCGGGCAACGGCCACCGGGTTGTGTTTCAGTTTGTGTCGCCCGATGTGGCTTCGCAGAAAGCGCTGATCAGTAATCTGAAAAATCTATTGGCGGCATGGCCAGAGGTCGAAATTGAAGTAGTTGTTCATGGCCCCGGCATCAGCCTGGTTACTACTCAGCAAACCCAGCATGCCCGTCAGTTACAGACTTTTGCCGATTCGCACCATGTCCGGTTCGTTGTGTGTGAAAACAGCCTTCGCAGCAAGCAGTTAAGCCTTGCCGATATGCTACCCTTTGTCGAAACGGTTCCCGTTGCCATCGTCGAACTCATTCTTAAACAGGAACAGGGCTGGGCCTATATTAAGGGCGGGCTTTAG
- a CDS encoding c-type cytochrome encodes MQAKDPFEQTIQSLQRTLLALSGLLIVATVATAILIALRFGWLTPSAKTPELAAQATTLATAKPVDTEKPLWQAPVESGMKTAKNGELIQYGKELIANTAQYLGPAGTIAPISNGMNCQNCHLDAGTKPWGNNYSAVAATYPKFRARSGSTEGIVKRVNDCFERSLNGKDLDSNSREMKAIVAYIHFLGDGVPKGESPNGSGIWKVPYLDRAADPAKGKLAYQQKCISCHGATGQGIAKPDGSGYTFPPVWGPHSYNQGAGLFRISRLAGYIKANMPLGASWDSPQLSDEEAWDIAAFINSMPRPTKDLSKDWPNIAKKPVDHPFGPYADSFSEKQHKFGPFKPIEAAKKM; translated from the coding sequence ATGCAAGCGAAAGACCCTTTTGAGCAAACCATCCAATCGCTCCAACGGACCTTGCTGGCGCTGTCCGGATTGCTGATAGTGGCTACCGTGGCCACTGCTATACTGATTGCACTGCGTTTTGGCTGGCTAACGCCATCGGCCAAAACGCCCGAACTGGCAGCGCAGGCAACGACATTGGCAACAGCGAAACCAGTCGATACCGAAAAACCGCTCTGGCAGGCTCCTGTCGAATCGGGCATGAAAACAGCAAAAAACGGGGAGTTGATTCAATATGGTAAAGAACTTATTGCCAATACAGCCCAATATCTGGGCCCAGCCGGAACGATAGCGCCTATTTCTAATGGCATGAATTGTCAGAATTGCCATCTGGATGCCGGAACCAAGCCCTGGGGTAACAACTATAGCGCCGTGGCAGCTACGTACCCAAAGTTTCGGGCTCGCTCCGGCTCAACGGAAGGCATCGTAAAACGGGTGAACGACTGTTTTGAACGGAGTTTGAACGGAAAAGATCTCGACAGCAATAGCCGCGAAATGAAAGCCATTGTAGCCTATATCCATTTTCTGGGCGATGGCGTTCCGAAAGGCGAAAGCCCCAACGGTTCGGGCATTTGGAAAGTGCCTTACCTCGACCGGGCCGCCGATCCTGCAAAAGGGAAACTGGCGTATCAGCAAAAATGCATAAGCTGTCATGGCGCAACGGGGCAGGGCATTGCCAAACCCGACGGTAGTGGCTATACGTTTCCGCCAGTGTGGGGGCCCCATAGCTATAACCAGGGAGCCGGCCTGTTTCGCATTTCGCGGCTGGCGGGCTATATCAAGGCCAATATGCCGCTGGGAGCTAGTTGGGATAGTCCTCAGCTAAGTGATGAGGAAGCCTGGGACATTGCCGCCTTTATTAACTCGATGCCCCGGCCAACCAAAGACCTCAGCAAAGACTGGCCCAACATCGCTAAAAAACCGGTCGATCATCCGTTTGGCCCCTATGCCGATTCGTTTTCCGAAAAACAGCATAAATTTGGGCCGTTTAAACCCATCGAAGCCGCGAAGAAAATGTAG
- a CDS encoding sterol desaturase family protein, which produces MERYFKAFSNGYTGYFNYLLNEMLNPSWHNYFYWLVGLSLTVWALEILFPWRKDQPVLRQDFFQDLFYLFFNFFLFSLVGYNALSNVGVQAFSDFLGLFGIRNLVAFEIQSWPVWGQLLTLFIVRDFIQWNVHRLLHNVSWMWEFHKVHHSVEQMGFAAHLRYHWMETIIYRTFEYIPLAMIGFGIQDFFLVHIFTLAIGHLNHANIDLPLGPLRFLLNSPQMHLWHHVEVLPTDRPNGINYGITLSIWDYLFRTAYQPYAGSHLKLGFPDVGKFPHTLREQLLHPWHQPSSASLPAIRKKLAR; this is translated from the coding sequence ATGGAACGCTATTTTAAAGCCTTCAGCAATGGCTATACAGGCTATTTCAACTACCTCCTCAACGAAATGCTGAACCCCAGTTGGCACAACTATTTCTATTGGCTGGTTGGGCTATCGCTAACGGTTTGGGCGCTGGAAATTTTATTCCCGTGGCGAAAAGATCAACCCGTGTTGCGGCAGGATTTTTTTCAGGATCTGTTCTACCTTTTTTTTAATTTCTTTCTCTTTTCTCTGGTCGGCTACAATGCATTGTCGAACGTAGGGGTTCAGGCATTCAGCGATTTTCTGGGTTTGTTTGGCATCCGTAATCTGGTAGCGTTCGAAATTCAGTCGTGGCCGGTATGGGGGCAGTTGCTGACCTTATTCATCGTCCGCGATTTCATCCAGTGGAACGTTCATCGGCTTCTCCACAACGTGTCCTGGATGTGGGAGTTTCATAAAGTTCATCATAGTGTTGAGCAAATGGGGTTTGCGGCTCATCTGCGCTACCACTGGATGGAAACGATCATCTACCGCACGTTCGAATACATTCCGCTGGCCATGATCGGTTTCGGTATTCAGGACTTTTTTCTGGTTCATATTTTCACCCTGGCCATTGGTCATCTTAACCATGCCAATATCGATTTACCACTGGGTCCGCTCCGTTTCCTGCTCAATAGCCCGCAGATGCACCTCTGGCATCATGTAGAAGTGCTGCCTACCGATCGTCCCAATGGCATCAATTACGGAATCACGCTCAGCATCTGGGACTATCTGTTCCGAACCGCCTATCAGCCCTATGCCGGTAGCCACCTGAAACTGGGCTTTCCAGATGTTGGCAAATTCCCGCATACGCTACGTGAACAACTCCTGCATCCATGGCATCAACCTTCGTCAGCCTCCCTACCCGCAATCCGGAAAAAGCTGGCTAGATAG
- a CDS encoding rhodanese-like domain-containing protein has protein sequence MRIFLTILFLSPLLWNCGSHESTIHHLSPADFKTTLANTTPHQLIDLRTDQEVGQGVIGDAHQIDIYKSDFEEQISKLNKNQPVFLYCAVGGRSAQAAKYLSEQGFARIYNLTNGIRSWIEAGNPINPIHQ, from the coding sequence ATGCGTATTTTTCTGACAATACTGTTCCTAAGCCCGCTCCTGTGGAATTGCGGTTCCCATGAGTCGACCATACACCATTTATCCCCGGCCGACTTTAAGACTACCCTTGCGAACACAACCCCTCACCAGCTTATCGACCTGCGTACCGATCAGGAAGTAGGGCAGGGCGTGATTGGCGATGCTCACCAGATCGATATTTATAAATCCGATTTTGAGGAACAAATCAGCAAACTGAACAAAAATCAGCCAGTATTTCTGTATTGCGCCGTTGGTGGTCGAAGCGCTCAGGCGGCAAAGTATCTCTCAGAGCAGGGGTTTGCCAGAATCTATAACCTGACCAATGGCATTCGGAGCTGGATAGAGGCCGGAAATCCGATTAACCCTATTCATCAGTAA
- a CDS encoding methyltransferase domain-containing protein: protein MNEFWETRYKSSSYAYGTKPNEFFKECIDKLKPGRLLLPAEGEGRNAVYAALRGWAVDAFDYSPAARKKALQLAGGACTTIQYETNTLQNFTAPANTYDLIGLIYAHMPSADRRAVHQRLISFLKPSGYLMLEAFHKEQLGRSSGGPQNSDMLYSRTDLLDDFKELEILKAEETYVDLREGAYHNGSACVIRLMARKK from the coding sequence ATGAACGAATTCTGGGAAACGCGCTACAAAAGCTCGTCGTATGCCTATGGCACAAAGCCCAACGAGTTTTTCAAAGAGTGTATCGACAAGCTAAAACCCGGTCGGCTGTTGCTCCCAGCCGAAGGCGAAGGCCGCAACGCCGTTTATGCAGCGCTTCGAGGGTGGGCCGTCGATGCGTTCGATTATAGCCCGGCAGCCCGAAAGAAAGCCTTACAATTAGCGGGTGGGGCCTGCACAACCATTCAATATGAAACAAATACACTACAGAATTTCACCGCACCGGCCAATACTTACGATCTGATTGGGTTGATTTATGCGCATATGCCTTCGGCCGACCGACGAGCAGTTCATCAACGACTCATCTCGTTCCTTAAGCCTTCTGGCTATCTGATGCTGGAAGCATTCCATAAAGAGCAGCTTGGCCGAAGTTCGGGCGGACCACAAAACTCCGATATGCTCTATAGCCGCACCGACTTGCTGGACGATTTTAAGGAGTTGGAAATCCTGAAAGCAGAAGAAACCTACGTCGACCTCCGCGAGGGAGCATACCATAATGGCTCAGCCTGCGTGATCCGGCTGATGGCCCGAAAAAAGTAA
- the trxA gene encoding thioredoxin → METQRKETFNEIIQGETPVLVDFSAEWCGPCKMMAPILKDFAGRMGGRVRVLKIDVDQSPLVANAYRIQGVPTLILFQKGQIVWRQSGVVQAHQLEHVVNQFESAT, encoded by the coding sequence ATGGAAACACAGCGAAAAGAAACATTTAATGAGATAATCCAGGGCGAAACTCCCGTGCTGGTCGATTTCTCGGCCGAGTGGTGTGGCCCCTGCAAAATGATGGCTCCCATTCTGAAAGACTTTGCCGGACGAATGGGCGGTCGGGTGCGGGTTCTCAAAATTGATGTCGATCAGAGTCCCCTTGTCGCCAATGCTTACCGTATTCAGGGAGTACCTACGCTGATTTTATTTCAAAAAGGGCAGATCGTCTGGCGGCAATCGGGAGTAGTACAGGCGCATCAACTGGAACACGTTGTCAATCAGTTTGAATCCGCCACCTAG
- a CDS encoding DUF2892 domain-containing protein gives MIKNMGSADRIIRLLLAIVLTGLYAGGILTGIWGIVSLVLAGVFILTSLVSVCPLYLPFGIRTNRQRKHAN, from the coding sequence ATGATTAAGAATATGGGTTCAGCAGACCGGATTATCCGACTGCTCCTTGCAATTGTTCTGACTGGCCTGTATGCGGGCGGAATTCTTACCGGTATCTGGGGAATTGTTAGCCTGGTTCTGGCGGGGGTGTTCATTCTCACCAGCCTGGTTAGTGTTTGCCCGCTCTACCTTCCGTTTGGCATTCGAACAAATCGTCAGCGCAAACACGCTAATTAG
- a CDS encoding DsrE family protein: MNYLSISLFLLSILFGKASSAQTTFHGAEATMSTYRVVYQLNTDDEGKIKATLKNIQNALSDPRLHGKLDVELVVHGGGVAVFKKGSPFEQTLLDLQKHGVILAQCENTLRERKISKDELLPFIGYTPSGNGELIIRQQQGWAIVHP; encoded by the coding sequence ATGAACTATCTGTCAATCAGCTTATTTCTGCTGTCAATTCTGTTCGGTAAGGCTTCCTCTGCCCAGACAACGTTTCACGGTGCCGAAGCCACAATGTCAACCTATCGGGTGGTATATCAGCTGAATACCGACGACGAAGGGAAAATAAAAGCTACCCTGAAAAACATACAGAATGCGCTGTCGGACCCGCGTTTACACGGAAAACTGGACGTCGAGCTCGTGGTGCATGGGGGTGGAGTTGCCGTATTTAAAAAGGGAAGCCCATTTGAACAAACCCTGCTGGATTTGCAAAAACACGGGGTCATTCTGGCTCAGTGTGAGAATACGTTGCGGGAGCGTAAAATCAGCAAGGATGAGCTATTGCCATTTATTGGATACACCCCTAGCGGCAATGGCGAACTGATTATTCGACAGCAACAGGGCTGGGCTATTGTTCACCCATAA